In Nitrosarchaeum koreense MY1, one genomic interval encodes:
- the hisC gene encoding histidinol-phosphate transaminase, translating to MRINPYISEHKRIHHGGPFSINNPNSDIVDFSSNISPLGISSIVRKTIKNQIDSIQIYPDSDSSQLRKNLEHYTKIPSSQIVVGNGATEIIYNFCRTFLSNKTPVLIPIPTFGEYESAAKLCGAKITFFKTMNLEKNTDEFISKIPNNGCIFICNPNNPTGNLLSKKTLQKIIILANKHKTLVFVDECFIELVPDYDESIINLIRKYNNLFILRSLTKSFALAGLRIGYGIGSKQMAIVLNKINIPWNISGLAQQAASVALSDRFYLDKVKKLIKKESIYLINSISKLKNFQCIDTSTNFILIKTKIKSNVLQKKLLEKKILVRDCKTIRGLNNNYIRIAVKTRQENQKLINALERL from the coding sequence ATGAGAATTAATCCCTACATATCTGAACATAAACGAATTCATCATGGGGGCCCATTTTCAATAAATAATCCTAATTCAGATATTGTGGATTTTAGCTCAAATATTAGCCCTCTTGGAATTTCTTCTATTGTTCGTAAAACAATAAAAAATCAGATAGATTCAATACAAATCTATCCTGATTCAGATTCTAGCCAACTTAGAAAAAATCTAGAACATTATACCAAAATACCATCTTCTCAAATTGTTGTAGGAAATGGGGCTACAGAAATAATCTATAATTTCTGTAGAACTTTTCTATCCAATAAAACACCTGTTTTAATTCCGATTCCAACATTTGGTGAATATGAATCTGCAGCAAAACTATGTGGGGCAAAAATTACATTTTTTAAAACAATGAATCTAGAAAAAAATACTGATGAATTTATTTCTAAAATTCCAAATAATGGATGCATCTTCATCTGCAATCCAAATAATCCCACTGGAAATTTACTCTCAAAAAAAACATTACAAAAAATAATCATATTAGCAAATAAACACAAAACTTTAGTGTTTGTAGATGAATGTTTTATTGAATTAGTGCCAGATTATGATGAATCCATTATTAATCTAATTAGAAAATATAACAATTTATTTATTTTAAGATCTTTGACAAAATCATTTGCATTAGCTGGATTAAGAATTGGTTATGGAATAGGTTCAAAACAAATGGCTATAGTTTTAAATAAAATTAACATTCCTTGGAATATTTCTGGATTGGCACAACAAGCAGCATCTGTTGCTCTTTCGGATAGATTTTATTTAGACAAAGTTAAAAAACTAATCAAAAAAGAATCTATATATCTCATAAATAGCATTTCTAAACTTAAAAATTTTCAATGTATTGATACCTCTACAAATTTTATTTTAATAAAAACAAAAATAAAATCAAACGTATTACAAAAAAAACTACTTGAAAAAAAAATTTTAGTTCGTGATTGTAAAACAATTCGGGGATTAAATAATAATTATATCCGAATTGCTGTAAAGACAAGACAAGAAAATCAAAAATTAATCAATGCTTTGGAGAGATTATGA
- a CDS encoding cobyric acid synthase, translating into MKSLMIQGTSSGSGKTTLVTSLCRIFSDKGFSVAPFKSQNMSNYAYKTNDFEISRAQAIQAIAARCEITSDLNPILLKPQGNYYSDVYLNGKLFKKMHASEYYKKFVTTKGLTIATKSFKHLQKNYDLIILEGAGSPAEINLQKFDIANMKMAEISNSSVLLISDIDRGGSFASIVGTMALLEKKYQKLVKGYVINKFRGDINILKPGFKKIKEITNRPIIGTIPMINLDLPEEDSLNVNAKNLTWNKKNLVKIENEIDKLSKLVKSNLNIAEIERMIS; encoded by the coding sequence ATGAAATCATTAATGATACAGGGTACATCATCTGGATCTGGAAAAACTACTCTTGTTACATCTCTATGTAGAATTTTTTCAGATAAGGGATTTTCAGTAGCACCTTTCAAGTCTCAAAATATGTCAAATTATGCGTATAAAACAAATGATTTTGAAATATCTCGTGCACAAGCAATCCAAGCAATAGCAGCTAGATGTGAAATTACCTCAGATCTAAATCCAATTTTATTGAAACCTCAAGGAAATTACTATAGTGATGTATACCTCAATGGAAAACTGTTTAAAAAAATGCATGCTTCAGAATATTATAAAAAATTTGTAACAACTAAAGGACTAACGATTGCTACTAAATCATTTAAACATCTTCAAAAAAATTACGATTTGATTATTCTGGAAGGAGCTGGTTCTCCTGCTGAAATTAATTTGCAAAAATTTGATATTGCAAATATGAAAATGGCAGAAATATCAAATTCTTCAGTATTATTGATTTCGGATATTGATAGAGGTGGTTCATTTGCCAGTATCGTAGGTACCATGGCTCTTTTAGAGAAAAAATATCAAAAGTTAGTCAAAGGTTATGTAATTAATAAATTTCGAGGTGATATCAATATACTAAAACCAGGTTTTAAAAAAATTAAAGAAATAACAAATCGACCAATAATAGGTACTATACCTATGATTAACTTAGATTTACCTGAGGAAGATTCTTTGAATGTTAATGCCAAGAATTTGACTTGGAATAAAAAAAATCTTGTTAAAATAGAAAATGAAATTGATAAACTAAGTAAATTAGTAAAATCAAATTTGAATATTGCCGAAATAGAGAGGATGATTAGTTGA
- a CDS encoding NTP transferase domain-containing protein translates to MIGIVMAGGKGSRMSLTGEKLLLKYKKPVILHVLDALRDSNCFSKILAITSSNSPQTKKFLEENSIELFNTPGDGYVNDLNLVLKSLNDFVLIASADLPFLDGDIIKKIITQCNLENVWTTIIITKKFLDSLHLSSDYWFEFENQQCCYSGISLVNAEKILTMENISEKFIIIDDKRIAFNLNTKQDYDLLGTA, encoded by the coding sequence ATGATTGGCATTGTGATGGCAGGTGGCAAAGGAAGTCGAATGAGTTTAACTGGAGAAAAACTCCTTCTAAAATATAAAAAGCCTGTAATACTTCATGTACTTGATGCTTTAAGAGATTCTAATTGCTTTTCAAAAATATTGGCAATCACTAGTTCTAACTCCCCACAAACAAAGAAATTTTTAGAAGAAAATAGTATTGAACTTTTTAATACTCCTGGTGATGGTTATGTAAATGATCTTAATTTAGTTCTTAAATCATTAAATGATTTTGTTTTGATTGCATCAGCTGATTTACCTTTTTTAGATGGTGATATTATTAAAAAAATTATAACTCAATGTAATTTAGAAAATGTTTGGACGACAATCATTATTACAAAAAAATTTCTTGATTCTTTACATCTTTCATCTGATTATTGGTTTGAGTTTGAGAATCAACAATGCTGTTATTCTGGAATTTCATTAGTAAATGCAGAAAAAATTTTAACTATGGAAAATATATCTGAAAAATTTATAATAATTGATGACAAAAGAATTGCTTTTAATCTAAATACAAAACAAGATTATGATTTACTCGGCACTGCCTGA
- a CDS encoding heme o synthase, which yields MQKQKSESRVAVYYELTKPKIWYLLVFTAFGATLTASNIYGIEISLPTWALMLFSVAAGSAAANTLTNYHDRDIDAIMERTKNRPLPSKRIHPAEKARNFGLALAGISLVLAFGISFTTTLEQGIWATIFIAFGLVNNILVYSYMLKRNSRTNIILGGLCGGSPPMIGWVAVTMTDLWTMGLAMAGLVFIWIPMHIWALTLHFKEDYNKVNVPMLTAVQSEKTSARAIAGSTFVMVLFSIAPFFLTTENGEPMVGPVYLWTAIASGALMIILSAWVIAKPMEKASWTLFKFSSPYLAVLFIALMVDSAL from the coding sequence TTGCAAAAGCAAAAATCTGAATCTCGTGTTGCAGTATATTATGAATTAACTAAACCAAAAATTTGGTATCTGTTAGTTTTTACAGCATTTGGAGCTACTTTAACAGCATCCAATATTTACGGAATTGAAATTTCTTTACCCACATGGGCATTAATGCTATTTTCTGTTGCTGCTGGTTCTGCTGCAGCCAATACGCTAACTAACTATCATGATAGAGATATAGATGCAATTATGGAGAGAACAAAAAATAGACCTCTTCCTTCAAAAAGAATTCATCCAGCAGAGAAAGCAAGAAATTTCGGACTTGCATTAGCAGGAATCTCTCTTGTATTAGCATTTGGAATTTCATTTACAACAACTTTAGAGCAAGGAATTTGGGCAACAATCTTTATTGCATTTGGTTTGGTAAACAATATTCTTGTATATTCATACATGTTAAAACGAAATTCTAGAACAAATATTATTTTAGGAGGTTTATGTGGTGGCTCCCCACCAATGATTGGTTGGGTAGCAGTGACTATGACAGATTTATGGACAATGGGTTTAGCAATGGCAGGCCTTGTGTTTATTTGGATTCCAATGCATATTTGGGCTTTGACTTTGCATTTCAAAGAAGATTACAACAAAGTTAATGTTCCAATGTTAACTGCTGTACAATCTGAAAAGACATCGGCAAGAGCAATTGCGGGTTCAACTTTTGTTATGGTACTTTTTTCAATTGCACCATTCTTTTTAACAACAGAAAATGGAGAACCTATGGTGGGTCCAGTTTATCTTTGGACTGCTATAGCTTCAGGTGCTTTAATGATAATATTATCAGCATGGGTAATTGCAAAACCAATGGAAAAAGCATCGTGGACTTTGTTTAAGTTTTCTAGTCCATATTTGGCAGTTTTGTTTATTGCATTAATGGTAGATTCAGCACTATAA
- a CDS encoding acyl-CoA thioesterase — protein sequence MQNNPKNLPKKEKSPEESSAHVIVRMFPSDANPAGNVFGGEILKHIDMVAGIVAQRHAQSNAVTVSMDSVNFIKPVFVGNVLKLNARINYVHNSSMEIEVKAEAEDIVTGIKTITGTAFVTFVALDKNGKPTHAPKLLLKTDEDRQKFAEGKIRMEERLKNRKKSSK from the coding sequence TTGCAAAATAACCCTAAAAATTTACCCAAAAAAGAAAAAAGCCCTGAAGAATCTAGTGCACATGTAATTGTTAGAATGTTTCCTTCAGATGCCAATCCAGCCGGAAACGTATTCGGGGGTGAAATTCTCAAACATATTGATATGGTTGCAGGTATTGTAGCACAAAGACATGCTCAATCAAATGCAGTAACTGTAAGTATGGATAGTGTAAATTTCATAAAACCTGTTTTTGTTGGCAATGTTTTAAAATTAAATGCAAGAATAAATTATGTTCATAACTCATCAATGGAAATTGAAGTAAAAGCAGAAGCAGAAGATATTGTAACTGGAATTAAGACTATTACTGGTACAGCTTTTGTAACTTTTGTTGCATTAGATAAAAATGGAAAACCTACCCACGCTCCAAAACTTTTACTTAAAACTGATGAAGATAGGCAAAAATTTGCAGAAGGGAAAATTAGAATGGAAGAGAGATTAAAAAATCGTAAAAAATCTAGCAAATAA
- a CDS encoding adenine deaminase codes for MGDKKADLVLKNCSLVSVYTKEIIPKIQIAIIDDRIAYVGPDAEHAVGSKTTIIDIEEKYVGPGFADPHLHIDQFVLPSELAKKSLLCGVTSLFSDPIDIVSVSGYKGFQEFLKLGENLPIRIFQVVPGGLPVDRKFSNSKSLSLSQEKLAVKHPHVLGLGEVFSWTKVTLRDPKTMKSLSAMLEGDCIINGHTAGASEKKLNAYVASGILSCHEPINFDQVLERLRLGMWIMIREGSIRRDLKEIIPRVLSHGINLDRLMFCSDGLDPTDLIQYGHIDHCVRESIKLGLNPIDAISMASKNCFDYYNMNKDLGGIAPGKLADILIFDDLKSVKPNKVFVGGKLVVSNGSIITSVKKKAIPPWIKKTIKLKKLSPKDFVIKSKKKSVLANTIFMQTEIITKLGSVELFTENGNVLTSLDQDVWKVASFDRIHGTNKHVIGFLENFGADIGAFASTWCFHENDMIVIGSNDSDMSIAANILIKNQGGLVVVKSGKIIASLPLQLAGIISTESFEKVLTNFQQINSSIVDSGCKFSRPHLIPLFLPFLALPSIRILSGGIVDVKKRSYINPIC; via the coding sequence ATGGGTGACAAAAAAGCAGATCTTGTGTTAAAAAACTGTTCATTGGTGTCTGTTTATACTAAAGAAATTATTCCAAAAATACAGATCGCAATAATAGATGATCGTATAGCATATGTTGGACCAGATGCTGAACATGCAGTTGGATCAAAAACAACTATTATTGATATTGAAGAAAAATATGTAGGCCCAGGTTTTGCTGATCCGCATTTACACATAGATCAATTTGTTTTACCGTCTGAACTTGCAAAAAAATCACTACTATGTGGTGTAACATCTCTTTTCTCAGATCCAATAGATATTGTTAGTGTATCTGGATACAAAGGATTTCAAGAATTTCTAAAACTAGGCGAAAATTTACCAATTAGAATATTTCAAGTTGTTCCAGGAGGTCTACCAGTAGATAGAAAATTTAGTAATAGCAAATCTTTATCGTTATCACAGGAAAAATTAGCAGTAAAACATCCTCATGTTTTAGGACTGGGAGAAGTTTTTTCATGGACCAAAGTAACTTTACGAGATCCTAAAACGATGAAATCTTTGAGTGCTATGTTGGAAGGAGATTGCATAATTAATGGACATACTGCTGGAGCAAGTGAAAAAAAACTTAATGCATACGTTGCATCTGGAATTCTATCTTGTCATGAACCTATCAATTTTGATCAGGTTTTAGAAAGATTACGTCTAGGAATGTGGATTATGATTAGAGAAGGATCAATTAGGCGTGACTTAAAAGAAATTATTCCACGTGTTTTGTCTCATGGGATTAATCTGGATAGACTGATGTTTTGTTCTGATGGACTTGATCCTACAGACTTGATACAGTATGGTCATATTGATCATTGTGTAAGGGAATCTATCAAACTTGGTCTAAACCCAATTGATGCTATTTCAATGGCTTCAAAAAACTGCTTTGATTATTACAACATGAATAAAGACCTAGGTGGCATTGCTCCAGGAAAGCTTGCTGATATCTTAATTTTTGATGATTTAAAATCTGTAAAACCTAACAAAGTCTTTGTTGGTGGAAAATTAGTTGTATCTAACGGTAGTATTATTACTTCGGTAAAGAAAAAAGCAATTCCTCCATGGATTAAAAAAACTATCAAATTAAAAAAACTCTCTCCCAAAGATTTTGTTATCAAGTCAAAAAAGAAAAGTGTTCTTGCAAATACTATTTTTATGCAAACTGAAATTATAACAAAACTCGGTTCTGTTGAATTATTTACTGAAAATGGAAACGTTTTAACTTCTTTGGATCAGGACGTGTGGAAAGTAGCTTCTTTTGATAGAATTCATGGAACTAACAAACATGTTATAGGATTTCTTGAAAATTTTGGAGCAGATATAGGTGCATTTGCATCTACTTGGTGTTTTCATGAAAATGACATGATTGTAATTGGATCTAATGATTCTGACATGTCTATAGCTGCAAATATTCTTATCAAAAATCAAGGAGGACTCGTCGTAGTAAAATCTGGAAAAATTATTGCATCATTACCATTACAATTGGCAGGAATTATTTCTACTGAATCGTTTGAAAAAGTTTTAACTAATTTTCAGCAAATAAATAGTTCAATTGTAGATTCTGGATGCAAGTTTTCACGACCTCATTTGATCCCGCTTTTCTTACCTTTTCTTGCTCTTCCCTCCATTCGAATACTTTCTGGAGGGATTGTCGATGTAAAAAAACGATCTTACATTAACCCAATCTGCTAA
- a CDS encoding 50S ribosomal protein L44e, giving the protein MNIPKVMRKYCAKCKTHTEQKVSIYKAGKRRGSARGERRHAERKRGYGGQKFPKLAKPAKTTKKVTPIMTCTVCKKKYNKIGIRIRKFELVAA; this is encoded by the coding sequence ATGAACATACCCAAGGTTATGCGAAAGTATTGTGCAAAATGTAAAACACATACTGAGCAAAAGGTCTCCATATACAAGGCTGGAAAAAGAAGGGGTTCAGCAAGAGGAGAACGTAGACATGCTGAGCGTAAACGAGGGTATGGTGGACAAAAATTCCCAAAACTTGCAAAACCTGCAAAAACTACAAAGAAAGTGACTCCTATAATGACATGCACAGTATGCAAAAAGAAATATAATAAAATAGGTATTAGAATTAGAAAATTTGAGTTGGTGGCAGCATGA
- a CDS encoding Lrp/AsnC family transcriptional regulator, giving the protein MVKVDELDLQILSELSNDASISIPRLSKKINVNSSVVYSRIKRLIKRKLIERFTIVVNDTELGYNVKALTGINMDTKKRDHIIEELFKIEGVREVAEVTGRFDILVTMYAKSLDQMHKMVSEKIGRIEGIQSSESFIEMKSRSKAMPYKSSKDSD; this is encoded by the coding sequence ATGGTAAAAGTTGATGAGCTAGATTTACAAATTTTATCTGAGCTGTCTAATGATGCTTCAATTTCAATTCCAAGATTATCAAAAAAAATCAATGTAAATTCATCAGTAGTCTACTCTAGAATTAAACGGCTGATAAAACGTAAATTAATTGAACGTTTCACAATTGTCGTAAATGATACAGAACTCGGATATAATGTGAAGGCATTAACTGGGATAAATATGGATACAAAAAAACGAGACCATATAATTGAAGAATTGTTCAAAATAGAAGGTGTTAGAGAAGTTGCCGAAGTTACAGGAAGATTTGATATTTTGGTAACTATGTATGCAAAATCATTAGATCAAATGCATAAGATGGTATCAGAAAAAATTGGACGTATTGAAGGAATACAGTCATCAGAATCATTTATAGAAATGAAGTCACGTTCAAAAGCAATGCCATATAAATCATCAAAGGATAGCGACTAA
- the asd gene encoding aspartate-semialdehyde dehydrogenase has translation MDKKRVAIVGVTGSVGQEFVLSLNNHPWFQVTQIAASERSAGKKYLEAIRDPNSGIISWEVDGQIPEYIKEMTVKNISELDLTQLDLVFSAVESKAARDIETQIAAELPVISTSSAYRYEEDVPILIPGINDEQSELLEIQKKNRNWKGWVAPLPNCTTTGLAITLKPLYEKYGAKKVMMTSMQAISGAGRAPGVSAMNITDNIIPFIAKEEEKVRIETRKILGKLINGKIQDANIKVSCTCTRVPVIDGHTESVFVETEKEIDSQRAKQVYDDANNESTVVGLPSSPEKYYAFHEDPTRPQPRMERSVGDGMTTTIGRVEKEELFDHGLKYVLFSHNKKMGSAKGAVLLAEMLYKKGKI, from the coding sequence ATGGATAAGAAAAGAGTTGCAATTGTAGGAGTTACAGGTTCAGTAGGTCAAGAATTTGTATTATCATTAAATAATCATCCTTGGTTTCAAGTTACACAGATAGCAGCATCTGAGCGATCTGCTGGAAAAAAATATCTTGAAGCAATCAGAGATCCTAATAGTGGAATAATTTCATGGGAAGTAGATGGACAAATTCCTGAATACATAAAAGAAATGACTGTGAAAAATATTAGTGAATTAGATTTAACTCAATTAGACTTGGTATTTTCAGCAGTTGAATCAAAGGCAGCTAGAGATATTGAAACTCAGATAGCAGCAGAGTTACCAGTTATTTCAACTAGTTCAGCTTATCGTTATGAAGAGGATGTACCAATTCTAATTCCTGGAATTAATGATGAACAATCAGAGTTATTAGAAATACAAAAAAAGAATAGAAATTGGAAGGGTTGGGTTGCACCTCTTCCAAATTGTACCACTACAGGTTTAGCAATTACTTTAAAACCACTTTATGAAAAATATGGTGCAAAAAAAGTGATGATGACTTCAATGCAAGCAATATCTGGTGCAGGTCGTGCTCCTGGTGTATCTGCAATGAACATCACAGATAACATCATACCATTCATTGCAAAAGAAGAAGAAAAAGTAAGAATTGAAACTAGAAAAATTCTAGGTAAATTGATAAACGGAAAAATTCAAGATGCTAACATTAAAGTCAGTTGTACATGTACTAGAGTTCCAGTAATTGATGGTCATACAGAATCAGTGTTTGTGGAAACTGAAAAGGAGATTGACTCACAAAGAGCCAAACAAGTTTACGATGATGCTAATAATGAGAGTACTGTAGTAGGACTTCCTTCATCTCCTGAAAAGTATTATGCATTTCATGAAGATCCAACACGACCTCAACCAAGAATGGAACGCAGCGTGGGTGATGGTATGACGACAACAATTGGAAGAGTTGAAAAAGAAGAATTATTTGATCATGGATTAAAGTATGTGTTATTCTCACATAATAAAAAAATGGGTTCTGCAAAAGGAGCTGTTTTGTTAGCAGAGATGCTTTACAAAAAAGGTAAAATTTAG
- a CDS encoding 30S ribosomal protein S27e, protein MKKDHVEIPKPSSKFQKVNCNECGELQVVYSHASQVVVCNSCGNNIAEPTGSKAKINGKISGSAE, encoded by the coding sequence ATGAAAAAAGATCACGTTGAAATTCCAAAGCCATCAAGTAAATTCCAGAAAGTTAATTGTAATGAATGCGGTGAATTACAAGTGGTATATTCTCATGCTTCACAAGTTGTTGTATGCAATTCTTGTGGGAACAACATTGCAGAACCAACAGGTTCTAAAGCAAAAATTAATGGTAAGATCTCAGGCAGTGCCGAGTAA
- the cobS gene encoding adenosylcobinamide-GDP ribazoletransferase yields the protein MLKEIGSVFSFLTIIPIGNSNLETIAKYMYIFPVVGIVIGLIVGSIGFGLSLFLDPLIVSLLVVTSFAILTGIHHTDGLADFADGLMVKGTKEQKLAAMKDLSTGSAGMVTIVLHIVGLLIVISLSTGYQLFLAILLSEIIAKFSMVLMASIGKSASLGSNSPFIEMMKNKNKLLLSAIITLIPMILLGSHIGLLVFGIGVTLTMFLVILSTRSFGGITGDVFGATNELTRLVSLLVFISV from the coding sequence ATGCTTAAGGAAATTGGCTCTGTTTTTTCATTTTTGACTATCATTCCAATTGGCAATTCAAATCTTGAAACAATTGCAAAATACATGTATATTTTTCCAGTTGTAGGGATTGTAATTGGTTTAATTGTTGGATCAATAGGATTTGGGCTCTCATTATTTTTAGATCCATTGATAGTAAGTTTACTAGTTGTTACTTCATTTGCAATACTTACAGGTATACATCATACTGACGGTTTAGCAGATTTTGCTGATGGTTTAATGGTAAAAGGTACAAAAGAACAAAAACTTGCAGCAATGAAAGATCTCTCTACTGGTTCTGCAGGAATGGTAACAATAGTTTTGCATATTGTGGGATTGTTAATTGTGATATCATTATCTACTGGATATCAATTATTTTTAGCAATTTTACTAAGTGAAATAATTGCAAAATTTTCAATGGTTTTAATGGCAAGTATCGGAAAATCTGCCTCTCTAGGTTCCAATTCTCCTTTTATCGAGATGATGAAAAATAAAAATAAGTTATTACTATCTGCCATTATTACTTTAATCCCTATGATTTTGCTTGGTAGCCACATAGGTTTACTTGTATTTGGAATAGGCGTGACTTTAACTATGTTCCTAGTTATTTTGAGTACTCGTAGCTTTGGAGGAATCACCGGTGATGTTTTTGGGGCTACTAATGAATTGACACGACTAGTATCTCTTTTGGTTTTTATTTCAGTATGA
- a CDS encoding response regulator, translated as MTRVMIVDDSEESRSLLKDFLLAHNHNVVAEASDGIEAIEKYYSSKPELIFLDLVMPNLDGLSVLKKIRSQDHSSKIIVITGNDDQDIFNECTKLGVLAFLVKPFNLNDVLDIIYFSNEITLMK; from the coding sequence ATGACTAGAGTTATGATAGTTGATGATTCTGAGGAATCCCGTTCACTCCTTAAAGATTTTCTTTTAGCTCATAATCATAATGTTGTAGCTGAGGCTAGTGATGGTATTGAAGCAATTGAAAAATATTACTCTAGTAAACCTGAACTTATTTTCTTAGATCTAGTAATGCCTAACCTTGATGGATTAAGTGTGCTAAAAAAAATTAGATCTCAAGATCATTCCTCAAAAATTATTGTAATAACTGGAAATGATGATCAGGATATTTTTAATGAATGCACTAAGTTAGGAGTACTTGCATTTCTTGTAAAACCATTTAATCTAAATGATGTGTTAGACATCATTTATTTTTCAAATGAAATTACATTAATGAAATAA
- a CDS encoding cobalamin biosynthesis protein, producing MIIESILIVFFALVLDFTVGDPRNKFHPTAWIGSLIAKLTPHTKNSSETLEKLGGILIILISIGIVISLVIFLEIGINLISIDYIYIIISIIVGSVLLKSTIAIKGMEKHAIAVVTALEQDNISSARDNLSMIVKRNTKNLDKNHVYSGVLESISENTVDGVTGPLFYFAFFGLPGAFVYRVVNTADSMIGYKTDIFRNIGWFGAKCDTILNYIPSRLTGFIMVISAMILGNNWKKSFEIMIRDGKKTQSPNAGYPMAAIAGALGTKFEKLDHYSLGDGNISFTKDHVKSAILIMKVTSILFCGMVVVPLLLFLSYLGWWIHA from the coding sequence TTGATAATTGAATCAATTCTAATTGTATTTTTTGCGCTCGTATTAGATTTCACAGTTGGTGATCCAAGAAATAAATTTCACCCTACTGCTTGGATTGGATCCTTAATTGCAAAATTGACCCCTCATACAAAAAATTCATCAGAAACTTTGGAAAAACTTGGAGGTATTTTGATCATTTTAATTTCTATTGGAATAGTTATATCATTAGTTATTTTTTTGGAAATTGGAATTAACTTAATTTCCATAGATTACATCTACATAATTATTTCAATAATCGTAGGAAGTGTATTGTTAAAATCAACTATTGCAATAAAAGGAATGGAAAAACATGCAATAGCAGTTGTTACTGCACTAGAGCAGGACAACATTTCTTCTGCTAGAGACAATTTATCGATGATCGTAAAGCGAAATACTAAAAATCTTGATAAAAATCACGTATATTCAGGCGTACTAGAAAGTATTAGTGAAAATACGGTTGATGGTGTAACTGGACCTCTTTTCTATTTTGCATTTTTTGGTTTACCTGGTGCCTTTGTTTATCGGGTGGTTAATACCGCTGATTCTATGATTGGATACAAAACAGATATTTTCAGAAATATTGGGTGGTTTGGAGCAAAATGTGATACAATTTTGAATTACATTCCATCAAGACTTACTGGATTTATCATGGTAATCAGTGCTATGATTCTAGGAAATAATTGGAAAAAATCTTTTGAAATAATGATTCGTGATGGAAAGAAAACTCAAAGTCCTAATGCCGGATATCCCATGGCAGCTATCGCAGGAGCATTAGGAACAAAATTTGAAAAACTGGATCACTATTCATTAGGTGATGGAAATATTTCATTTACTAAAGATCATGTCAAGTCAGCAATTTTAATAATGAAAGTTACATCGATATTATTTTGTGGAATGGTTGTAGTTCCACTTCTTTTATTTTTATCATATTTAGGTTGGTGGATTCATGCTTAA